The proteins below are encoded in one region of Ferroplasma acidiphilum:
- a CDS encoding GNAT family N-acetyltransferase has product MILKRDGAVENYAIRRGVPEDAKGIIECMQSVMDEKIYLVSEYYLLTERGERERLKNKDDLTLVCELNGKIAGVTTIQRGMYRKNRHVASLGIAIRKEYRHMGMGTGMIRDAISWSKQQGIEKINLEVFSSNVHAIQAYRNLGFQYEGVRKRQFLIGDRYVDDVLMTYFTSGWNGD; this is encoded by the coding sequence ATGATATTAAAAAGAGACGGGGCAGTTGAAAATTATGCCATAAGGAGAGGAGTCCCTGAGGATGCCAAGGGAATTATAGAATGCATGCAAAGCGTCATGGATGAAAAAATTTACCTTGTGAGTGAATATTATTTATTGACAGAGCGGGGAGAACGGGAAAGACTAAAGAATAAGGATGACCTGACACTTGTCTGCGAGTTGAATGGCAAAATTGCCGGGGTGACAACAATCCAGAGGGGCATGTACAGGAAAAACAGGCACGTTGCATCCCTGGGAATTGCAATAAGAAAAGAATACCGGCATATGGGCATGGGTACAGGGATGATACGGGATGCAATTTCATGGTCAAAGCAGCAGGGTATAGAGAAAATAAACCTTGAGGTATTTTCCAGTAACGTCCACGCAATTCAGGCTTACAGGAATCTCGGGTTCCAGTATGAAGGTGTAAGGAAGCGGCAATTTCTGATTGGCGACAGGTATGTTGATGATGTGCTGATGACATATTTTACATCTGGGTGGAATGGAGATTAG
- a CDS encoding transcriptional regulator: MNDYSIFKEIRENIETLERHMTIIKTLLMEQPLGIIKMSQQTGIPEHKIRYSLRILEHEGIIEASREGAILTSDFLGNKDQILKAARESSEDIEKIYRELKNILESS, from the coding sequence ATGAATGACTATTCGATTTTTAAGGAAATCCGGGAAAATATAGAAACCCTGGAACGGCATATGACTATAATTAAAACATTGCTTATGGAACAGCCATTGGGTATAATTAAAATGTCCCAGCAGACGGGGATACCGGAACATAAAATCAGGTATTCCCTCAGAATTCTGGAACACGAGGGAATTATTGAGGCATCAAGGGAGGGCGCTATTCTGACCTCTGATTTCCTGGGTAATAAGGATCAGATACTGAAAGCTGCAAGGGAAAGTTCCGAGGACATAGAGAAGATTTACAGGGAATTGAAAAACATTTTAGAATCATCATGA
- a CDS encoding RtcB family protein, with amino-acid sequence MVQVKKIDDYRYEIPRTGNMRVPGTIYISQDLLGNFTDDEPIKQVMHVASLPGIVKSSMAMPDIHLGYGFPIGGVAAFDYDDGIISPGGVGYDINCGVSLITTNIDYDEARDKINILLDEINKTVPAGIDYKSSFRISIDDENEILSSGIEWAYNNGYATREDIERTEENGKMLSDISGVSEKAIKRGKNELGTLGAGNHFLEMDRIESIMDEAKAKKFGINNKNNLAIMVHTGSRGLGHQVATDYLMRLNEEDSSIKSEDDRQLISAYIHSRTGQDYINAMNAAANFGFVNRQIITYKIRKAFEKIFGEDFEHLGIETLYSLAHNMAKAEMHNVDGNKRKLMVHRKGATRALPAYASSGYFNETGHPVIIPGNMGGPSYVMVGMPGNEEITFSSSCHGAGRVLSRKRANEQFNAEDVEMELKSRGIYLRATTKKAIIEESPGSYKNIDEVVRVINGAKIAAPVARLMPVAVMKG; translated from the coding sequence ATGGTACAGGTAAAAAAAATTGATGATTACCGGTATGAAATACCAAGAACCGGCAATATGCGTGTTCCAGGAACTATTTATATCAGTCAGGATCTTCTTGGAAATTTTACCGACGATGAACCCATAAAACAGGTAATGCATGTGGCATCCCTTCCCGGTATAGTAAAAAGCTCAATGGCAATGCCGGATATACATTTAGGTTATGGTTTCCCAATAGGTGGCGTGGCTGCCTTCGATTACGATGATGGGATAATATCCCCCGGTGGCGTTGGCTATGATATAAATTGTGGTGTTTCGCTTATAACTACTAACATAGATTATGATGAAGCCCGCGATAAAATAAATATCCTTCTGGATGAAATAAATAAAACTGTACCGGCAGGAATTGATTATAAATCCAGTTTCCGTATAAGTATTGATGATGAAAATGAAATTCTGTCATCCGGAATTGAATGGGCATACAATAATGGGTATGCAACCAGGGAAGATATAGAAAGAACGGAAGAAAATGGAAAAATGCTTTCAGACATATCGGGCGTAAGTGAAAAGGCAATAAAAAGGGGCAAAAATGAACTGGGAACACTGGGGGCAGGAAACCACTTTCTTGAAATGGACCGCATAGAGAGTATAATGGATGAAGCAAAGGCAAAGAAATTCGGGATTAATAATAAAAATAACCTTGCCATAATGGTACATACCGGATCCCGCGGGCTTGGGCATCAGGTGGCTACTGACTATTTAATGCGCCTGAATGAGGAGGACAGCAGCATTAAAAGCGAAGATGACCGGCAGCTCATATCTGCATACATACATAGCAGGACCGGGCAGGATTATATAAATGCAATGAATGCAGCTGCAAATTTCGGGTTTGTAAACAGGCAGATTATTACATATAAAATCAGAAAAGCCTTCGAAAAAATATTCGGTGAAGATTTCGAACATCTTGGAATAGAAACACTATATAGCCTGGCACATAACATGGCTAAGGCAGAAATGCATAATGTAGATGGCAATAAGAGAAAGTTAATGGTGCACAGGAAAGGCGCAACACGTGCTCTGCCAGCCTATGCCTCTTCAGGATATTTTAACGAAACAGGCCATCCGGTTATAATTCCAGGCAACATGGGTGGCCCATCCTATGTGATGGTAGGCATGCCAGGAAATGAGGAAATAACATTTTCCAGTTCATGCCACGGAGCCGGAAGAGTTTTGAGCAGAAAAAGGGCTAATGAGCAGTTCAATGCAGAAGATGTTGAAATGGAATTAAAATCACGTGGAATATACCTGCGCGCTACAACAAAAAAAGCTATAATTGAGGAATCCCCTGGAAGCTATAAAAACATTGATGAGGTGGTGAGGGTAATTAACGGTGCAAAAATAGCTGCGCCCGTAGCAAGGCTAATGCCTGTAGCGGTCATGAAAGGATAG
- the aroF gene encoding 3-deoxy-7-phosphoheptulonate synthase, translated as MVDIKINDEIRLTDDKFLMIAGPCSVESEEQIIRVATQLRKIGVNVLRGGAFKPRTCPDSFQGLGEEGLKLLAKARDATGMAIITEVMDMDELPLVAEYADILQVGSRNSQNFSLLKKISRYDKPVLLKRGFGNTVDELISSSKYLSMNGNKRIMFSERGIRTFEQSTRFTLDISAIPVLHEKTEYPVIIDPSHPAGVNRYVEPLALGGTAAGADGLMIEVHPDPPKALSDSAQQLTVPQFQNLYTKVKNINAVLGKTVI; from the coding sequence ATGGTTGACATAAAAATAAATGACGAAATCAGGCTTACAGATGATAAATTTCTCATGATAGCAGGGCCATGCTCCGTTGAAAGTGAGGAACAGATTATCAGGGTTGCCACGCAATTAAGGAAAATTGGGGTCAATGTGCTGAGAGGAGGCGCATTCAAACCAAGAACATGCCCTGATTCCTTCCAGGGCCTTGGAGAAGAAGGGCTAAAATTGCTGGCTAAGGCAAGGGATGCCACAGGAATGGCAATTATAACCGAGGTTATGGACATGGATGAATTGCCACTTGTTGCAGAATATGCAGATATTCTCCAGGTAGGATCAAGAAATTCACAGAATTTTTCACTCCTTAAAAAGATTAGCAGGTACGATAAACCGGTACTGTTGAAGAGAGGGTTCGGGAATACTGTTGATGAACTGATATCATCTTCAAAGTATCTTTCCATGAATGGCAATAAGAGGATTATGTTTTCAGAACGTGGAATAAGGACATTTGAACAATCGACAAGGTTTACACTTGATATCTCAGCCATTCCTGTCCTGCATGAAAAAACTGAATACCCGGTGATAATAGATCCGAGCCACCCGGCAGGGGTTAACAGATATGTAGAACCACTGGCACTGGGTGGTACAGCCGCAGGCGCTGATGGCCTGATGATAGAAGTCCATCCTGACCCACCAAAGGCACTCAGTGATTCAGCCCAGCAACTTACCGTCCCGCAATTCCAGAATTTATATACAAAGGTAAAGAATATAAATGCAGTTCTAGGGAAAACAGTAATATGA
- a CDS encoding indole-3-glycerol-phosphate synthase, protein MIVDEIYSKNSERKLQEFNMRERGIISLKDALEKNQNGPGIIAEYKRKSPSGFSNKSNTDILKYFDGIQRIIAGISILTEAQYFGGTPLDAEAVQCYNKPILIKDFISSESMIKSSYMSGGDAFLLICDFLDYNRIKKLVQYGKKIGMDALVEVHDPASAKNIFPDENVILGYNRRNLKTLKMEDNSEEMYDNLKSYGLPVVLESGINHENINKLHIEKYQGLLIGSSLLSGDTIRW, encoded by the coding sequence ATGATAGTTGATGAAATATACAGCAAGAATAGTGAAAGAAAACTACAGGAATTTAATATGAGGGAGAGGGGCATTATAAGCCTTAAAGACGCCCTGGAGAAAAATCAAAACGGTCCCGGGATCATAGCTGAGTACAAGAGGAAATCACCATCAGGTTTCAGCAATAAATCAAATACTGACATACTTAAATACTTTGATGGTATACAGAGAATCATCGCTGGAATCAGTATTTTAACGGAAGCTCAATACTTTGGTGGAACACCGTTAGATGCGGAAGCCGTGCAATGCTATAACAAACCAATCCTCATTAAGGATTTTATCTCCAGTGAATCCATGATAAAATCCTCATATATGTCAGGTGGAGATGCCTTCCTGCTTATATGCGATTTCCTTGATTACAACAGAATAAAAAAGCTGGTGCAGTATGGAAAAAAAATAGGGATGGATGCCCTGGTGGAAGTACATGATCCTGCCAGTGCAAAAAACATATTCCCGGATGAGAATGTAATACTGGGATATAATAGAAGAAACCTGAAAACATTGAAAATGGAGGATAACTCAGAGGAAATGTATGATAACCTTAAATCATACGGGCTTCCAGTAGTACTGGAAAGCGGCATAAACCATGAAAACATAAATAAGCTCCATATAGAAAAATACCAGGGGCTGCTCATAGGGTCATCATTACTTTCCGGCGATACGATAAGGTGGTAA
- a CDS encoding anthranilate synthase component II, giving the protein MKKILIIDNYDSFVYNIYQYISSPEIHVDIKTNDNLADLEPYDGYIISPGPGNPKNSEDRGGLYEFIDRNKEAKFLGVCFGNQILGYYLGSDITLSKRLMHGQPDTISHGDSPLYRDVPEKFTAIRYHSLVLEPGSNIIVDAVSETDGEIMGFHSKDGRFFGVQYHPESYYSEYGKQIFKNFVDAI; this is encoded by the coding sequence ATGAAAAAAATATTAATTATTGATAATTACGATTCCTTTGTTTATAATATATACCAGTATATAAGTTCCCCTGAAATACATGTGGATATTAAGACAAACGATAACTTAGCAGACCTTGAACCCTATGATGGATATATAATTTCTCCGGGACCAGGAAATCCAAAGAATAGTGAAGATCGTGGAGGGCTTTATGAATTCATAGATAGGAATAAAGAAGCTAAATTCCTTGGAGTATGCTTCGGCAACCAGATACTGGGATACTATCTGGGTTCTGATATTACACTGTCAAAAAGGTTGATGCATGGCCAGCCGGACACTATATCCCACGGAGATTCACCATTATACAGGGACGTACCGGAAAAGTTTACTGCAATACGTTACCACTCACTTGTACTGGAGCCGGGAAGCAATATCATAGTGGATGCGGTTTCTGAAACAGATGGGGAGATTATGGGATTTCATTCTAAGGATGGGAGATTTTTTGGGGTCCAGTACCATCCAGAGAGCTATTATTCTGAATATGGAAAGCAGATATTCAAAAATTTTGTTGATGCCATATGA
- a CDS encoding chorismate-binding protein — protein MLLDRINEFKGKNFAYFCKFDDERRTGTETLFVSGEEPVNVYNDAINHMNNEFAGIIKSGKNIPVIVSYDFIDDIYPDIKLKRSSWPEVSYIIPEEEFSGTYIREKEQTTIANGVLDDNELEGKIGDAIKRIKNGDLLQIVLSRRFDLDNYDPLYVAKKFLKNDKSLYVYYYKFGDLEVIGSSPENLLSVQNGTITIYPVAGTRKRGKSESEDKDLENDLKNDQKELLEHRMLVDLARNDLGRICYPGSVDVLSSMEIRKFASVMHIVSTVSGKLEEYAPGNILRSVFPAGTVSGAPKKKAITLINGYEDMPRGAYAGALGIIGNNGMDLALLIRSLFKSKNENYTQAGAGIVKDSVPSSEIAEMYSKILTVTGGLYEKNINY, from the coding sequence ATGCTGTTAGACAGAATCAATGAATTCAAAGGAAAAAACTTTGCATATTTCTGCAAATTTGATGATGAAAGGCGTACTGGAACCGAAACGCTTTTTGTTTCTGGCGAGGAACCGGTAAATGTATACAATGATGCCATCAACCATATGAACAATGAGTTTGCTGGGATAATAAAATCTGGAAAAAATATTCCGGTGATTGTATCATACGACTTCATTGATGATATATATCCAGATATTAAATTGAAGAGATCTTCATGGCCAGAGGTTTCCTACATAATACCGGAAGAGGAATTTAGCGGTACATATATCAGGGAAAAAGAACAGACAACCATAGCAAATGGTGTCCTCGATGATAATGAGCTGGAGGGAAAAATAGGAGATGCAATAAAAAGGATAAAAAATGGCGATCTTCTCCAGATTGTATTGTCCAGGAGATTTGACCTTGATAATTATGACCCATTATATGTGGCAAAAAAATTCCTGAAAAATGATAAATCACTCTATGTTTATTATTATAAATTCGGTGACCTTGAGGTAATAGGAAGCTCACCGGAAAACCTACTTTCAGTTCAAAACGGGACAATAACCATATATCCGGTGGCTGGCACGAGGAAAAGGGGCAAATCAGAATCTGAAGATAAAGACCTTGAAAATGACCTGAAAAATGACCAGAAGGAGCTTTTAGAACACAGGATGCTTGTTGACCTTGCAAGAAATGACCTTGGAAGAATATGCTATCCCGGATCGGTTGATGTATTAAGTTCAATGGAAATAAGGAAATTTGCCAGTGTAATGCATATAGTAAGCACGGTATCAGGAAAACTTGAAGAGTATGCACCGGGAAATATTTTACGGTCGGTATTCCCTGCTGGAACAGTAAGCGGGGCACCGAAAAAAAAAGCTATAACCCTGATCAATGGATATGAAGATATGCCGAGGGGTGCATATGCAGGGGCACTCGGAATAATAGGAAATAATGGGATGGACCTTGCCCTTTTAATCAGAAGCCTTTTCAAATCAAAAAATGAAAACTATACACAGGCAGGTGCTGGAATAGTTAAGGATTCTGTCCCCTCCAGTGAGATTGCAGAGATGTACTCAAAGATTTTAACTGTAACAGGTGGTTTATATGAAAAAAATATTAATTATTGA
- a CDS encoding phosphoribosylanthranilate isomerase, translated as MKVKVCGITRIEDAEYAIKMGADLIGVILDPEVGRHGSQALIREIKTKYPSTPVAGVYTSMPEHSGYEDYIQLHFNHSEEDIIAAKKAFNKKIISVIDFHVDGIADKVDSHMKSGAEIILLEDRSGIINRIDQVKELPGDRLGIAGKIDSNNVQKLLATDPYLVDVSSSLEEYTGKKSFKKIDEFFNKIGEYYAVRQNQ; from the coding sequence ATGAAAGTAAAAGTTTGCGGCATAACCAGAATTGAAGATGCTGAATATGCAATCAAAATGGGTGCAGATTTAATCGGTGTTATACTGGACCCTGAAGTCGGGCGGCATGGAAGCCAGGCGTTGATAAGGGAGATAAAAACAAAATACCCTTCTACCCCTGTTGCCGGTGTATACACATCTATGCCTGAACATTCAGGTTATGAGGATTACATTCAGCTCCATTTCAACCATTCGGAAGAAGATATTATTGCAGCTAAAAAGGCATTTAATAAGAAAATTATCTCTGTTATAGATTTCCATGTGGATGGAATAGCTGATAAGGTGGATTCACACATGAAGTCCGGCGCTGAAATCATACTTCTTGAGGACAGGTCCGGGATTATAAACAGGATAGACCAGGTAAAGGAATTGCCCGGAGACAGGTTGGGAATAGCAGGAAAAATTGATTCAAACAATGTGCAGAAGCTTCTTGCAACAGATCCGTATCTTGTTGATGTAAGCAGTTCTCTGGAAGAGTACACAGGCAAAAAATCATTTAAAAAAATAGATGAGTTTTTCAATAAAATTGGTGAGTATTATGCTGTTAGACAGAATCAATGA
- the trpD gene encoding anthranilate phosphoribosyltransferase: protein MNNDINYAATGNEIIKARDTMMELVDSPDSAKISFLTDIHNRGETPAEIAGFAMALRELSSLNLNYPELTDVVGTGGDGKNTVNVSTGVSILLASMGIKTAKHGNFGVTGHHGSADFMKYMNYNFKMDKNTIIENISRKNYVYILAPEYNKSFAKFSAARKQISFRTVFNILGPLTNPLNPARVVLGTYSEDLAELYAKVIKEEKKKGFIVHGSDGMDEISPSSKSTLYRVDGHLDKITIDPEKLIGHSINPEDVSTTDSIKSFEMLLDGLSGRNKNVMEFIAINALPAVLLNQKADSFEEAYDLSVDFIQRGKAIEKLKEVCR, encoded by the coding sequence ATGAATAATGATATCAACTATGCCGCAACAGGAAATGAGATAATAAAAGCAAGGGATACCATGATGGAACTTGTAGACAGCCCTGATTCTGCAAAAATTTCATTTCTTACAGATATCCACAATAGAGGTGAAACACCTGCAGAGATTGCTGGATTTGCCATGGCATTGAGGGAACTTTCATCGTTAAACTTAAATTATCCTGAATTAACAGATGTGGTAGGGACAGGCGGTGATGGAAAAAATACTGTCAATGTAAGCACAGGAGTGAGCATATTGCTTGCATCCATGGGAATTAAAACAGCCAAACATGGAAATTTTGGGGTCACCGGGCACCATGGCAGTGCTGACTTCATGAAATATATGAATTATAATTTTAAAATGGATAAAAACACAATTATTGAAAATATATCAAGGAAAAATTATGTATATATTCTAGCTCCAGAGTATAACAAAAGTTTTGCAAAATTTTCAGCAGCCAGGAAACAGATCAGTTTCAGAACTGTGTTCAATATACTCGGGCCCCTGACAAACCCGCTTAATCCAGCCCGTGTTGTTCTTGGAACATACAGTGAAGATCTGGCAGAATTATATGCAAAGGTAATAAAAGAAGAGAAAAAGAAAGGTTTTATCGTGCATGGCTCAGATGGCATGGATGAGATATCTCCCTCCAGCAAAAGTACACTGTACAGGGTGGATGGCCATTTGGATAAAATTACAATAGACCCTGAAAAACTGATAGGGCATAGCATAAACCCTGAGGATGTTTCCACCACTGATTCCATAAAAAGTTTTGAAATGCTGCTGGATGGGCTTTCAGGGAGAAATAAGAATGTCATGGAATTTATTGCCATTAACGCTTTGCCGGCTGTACTTTTAAACCAGAAAGCAGACAGTTTTGAAGAAGCATACGATCTTTCCGTTGATTTTATACAGAGGGGGAAGGCCATTGAAAAATTAAAGGAGGTATGCAGATGA
- a CDS encoding tryptophan synthase subunit alpha — MKNLIPYFTLGYPDNETLSHFLDLIPVDKINYIEFGFPSNDPRYDGPVIRKTHNVGNINFSDDFYKKYFDYFHKNHVKMYSLSYYSDIKARFDDFIDYLQKRNFSGIIIPDLIIDYYSEGKEIINKLNDRGFEYIPFFSPSTPDSIIKNVSSMTKSWIYYGLQPSTGIDIPYELDYTTERINELLPGREITYGFGIKTDDDIRNLMKNGGSGVAIGTYLIKMTEAGDENGFIDYINKMRGVLDE, encoded by the coding sequence ATGAAGAACCTTATACCATATTTTACACTTGGATATCCGGATAATGAAACACTTTCACATTTTCTTGACCTCATCCCGGTTGATAAAATAAATTATATTGAATTCGGTTTTCCCTCGAATGACCCGAGATATGATGGGCCTGTTATAAGAAAAACACATAATGTTGGCAACATAAATTTCTCAGATGATTTTTATAAGAAATATTTTGACTACTTCCATAAAAACCATGTAAAAATGTATTCCTTATCCTATTATTCTGACATAAAGGCTCGATTTGATGATTTCATTGATTACCTCCAGAAAAGAAATTTTTCAGGAATAATAATACCTGACCTGATTATTGATTATTACAGTGAAGGCAAGGAAATAATTAATAAATTGAACGATCGTGGTTTCGAATATATACCATTTTTTTCACCATCTACTCCGGACTCCATAATAAAGAATGTGTCTTCCATGACAAAATCATGGATTTACTACGGCCTCCAGCCTTCCACTGGCATTGATATACCCTACGAACTTGACTATACAACAGAGAGAATTAATGAATTGCTTCCAGGCAGGGAAATTACATACGGATTCGGAATTAAAACGGATGATGATATTAGAAACCTTATGAAAAATGGAGGGTCAGGAGTAGCCATAGGAACTTACCTTATTAAGATGACAGAAGCAGGCGACGAGAATGGATTTATAGACTATATCAATAAAATGAGGGGTGTGCTTGATGAATAA
- a CDS encoding TrpB-like pyridoxal phosphate-dependent enzyme: MITAMNKEIIPDNWYNVVPDLPEPLAPPRDSKSDISSINLLNKILPKEVLKQEFTFKRYEKIPDEVMEAYEQIGRPTPLIRAKNLEKKLGYSGKIYYKYEGATATGSHKINTAIPQAYYAMKEGVKGVTTETGAGQWGSATALAASLYGLPSQIFMVKISFEQKPLRKTVMNLYNGNVVASPSTLTAYGRKILKEHPDTPGTLGIGISEAVEYALDNDYRYMVASVMNVSLTHQSVIGQETKKQLELIGEHADVLIGCVGGGSNFGGFTFPFIPDGDDTEIIATTANEVPKFSKGDYKYDLMDSAGILPQVRMYSLGADFVPPTIYAGGLRYHGASPSLSLLINKGRIKSDEVTEEEVKEALRTFANTQGIIAAPESGHAIASAIKYVKAHINEKKTIVVNVSGHGYLDLSIFGEKK, translated from the coding sequence ATGATAACAGCAATGAATAAAGAAATAATACCTGATAACTGGTACAATGTAGTTCCTGACCTTCCAGAACCCCTGGCACCACCAAGGGATTCAAAGAGTGATATATCATCAATCAATTTGCTCAATAAAATTTTGCCAAAGGAAGTTTTGAAACAGGAATTTACATTCAAAAGATATGAAAAAATTCCCGATGAGGTAATGGAAGCATATGAACAGATAGGTAGACCTACACCTCTCATAAGAGCCAAGAATCTTGAAAAAAAACTTGGCTATTCCGGAAAAATATACTATAAATACGAAGGGGCTACTGCTACAGGTTCCCATAAAATAAATACAGCCATACCACAGGCATATTATGCTATGAAGGAAGGAGTAAAAGGAGTTACCACAGAAACAGGTGCCGGGCAATGGGGATCAGCAACTGCACTTGCAGCATCACTCTACGGGCTTCCTTCACAGATTTTTATGGTAAAAATTAGTTTTGAGCAGAAACCATTGAGAAAAACCGTTATGAACCTTTATAATGGAAATGTTGTGGCTAGCCCTTCTACTTTAACTGCATACGGAAGGAAAATATTAAAAGAACATCCGGACACGCCGGGAACTCTAGGAATTGGAATTAGCGAAGCAGTGGAATATGCACTTGATAATGATTACAGATATATGGTTGCCAGTGTAATGAATGTATCACTTACACACCAGAGTGTTATAGGCCAGGAAACGAAGAAACAGCTTGAACTCATTGGAGAGCATGCAGATGTATTGATAGGATGTGTAGGGGGAGGAAGCAATTTCGGTGGTTTTACATTCCCATTTATACCTGATGGGGATGATACAGAGATAATAGCAACTACCGCAAATGAAGTACCGAAGTTTTCCAAAGGTGATTATAAATATGACCTTATGGATTCTGCAGGCATTCTGCCACAGGTAAGAATGTATTCACTGGGTGCGGATTTTGTGCCACCTACAATTTATGCTGGAGGACTGAGATACCATGGTGCATCACCATCACTATCACTTCTGATCAATAAAGGCAGAATTAAAAGCGATGAGGTCACTGAGGAAGAGGTAAAAGAAGCTTTAAGAACGTTTGCAAATACACAGGGGATAATTGCTGCACCTGAATCTGGGCACGCAATTGCAAGCGCGATAAAGTATGTAAAAGCCCATATAAATGAGAAAAAAACTATCGTTGTCAATGTCAGCGGACATGGGTATCTGGACCTTTCAATATTCGGTGAGAAAAAATGA